Proteins from a single region of Acidianus ambivalens:
- a CDS encoding MBL fold metallo-hydrolase, whose product MKRLSNLKITILSDNFVSTLIPPLIGEWGFSALIETDDTRILYDVGNSGYPVLYNAEKLGIDLSKIDYIVLSHGHSDHTGGFSNPELLKKLEGKIVIAHPSVFEKKLLNWSGKLEYIGIPMSLDEMEKHFHVILTSQPLEITEGVIFSGEVKRYGYDEYTSGLFTARDSSITGDHMKDDAALYMNTEKGLVALTGCGHSGILNIINHAKEVTGENVYAALGGFHLLSSPKDKVVKVSEELLKLGKVGPAHCSGNLIKSLIAEHKDKFLDTGVGKVIKF is encoded by the coding sequence ATGAAGAGACTTTCTAACTTAAAAATAACGATATTAAGTGACAATTTTGTCTCAACCTTAATTCCTCCTTTAATAGGCGAATGGGGATTTTCTGCATTAATAGAAACTGATGATACTAGAATACTTTATGACGTGGGCAACTCTGGCTATCCAGTTCTTTATAACGCTGAGAAGCTAGGCATAGATCTGAGTAAAATTGATTACATAGTCTTAAGTCATGGCCACAGTGATCATACTGGAGGTTTCAGTAATCCTGAATTATTAAAGAAATTGGAAGGCAAGATAGTTATTGCTCATCCCTCAGTTTTCGAGAAGAAATTATTGAATTGGTCAGGAAAACTTGAATACATAGGAATTCCCATGAGCTTAGATGAAATGGAGAAGCACTTTCACGTGATCTTAACTTCTCAACCTTTAGAAATAACAGAAGGCGTAATTTTTAGCGGAGAAGTAAAGAGATATGGCTATGATGAATATACTTCGGGATTATTCACTGCGAGGGATTCTTCAATTACTGGAGATCATATGAAGGATGATGCAGCACTCTATATGAATACGGAAAAGGGATTAGTAGCCTTAACTGGTTGCGGTCATTCTGGGATTCTTAATATAATAAATCATGCTAAAGAAGTTACGGGAGAAAACGTTTATGCTGCCCTAGGAGGTTTTCATTTATTATCTTCGCCAAAAGATAAAGTAGTGAAAGTATCGGAAGAATTACTTAAACTTGGCAAAGTAGGCCCTGCGCACTGTAGCGGAAATTTGATAAAGAGTTTGATTGCTGAACATAAGGATAAATTCCTTGATACCGGCGTAGGAAAGGTAATAAAGTTTTAA
- a CDS encoding DUF364 domain-containing protein produces the protein MQSKVIDSLISYAKENDYEIKNVTVGVTWTCVLSKYCGVSMTYNTGNEDLDVKGFGHLEEKRVGELAEYLRSWNLLEASVGLAAINSVIEPKGNTEANGLDVALEIGKGKKIVMIGKFPGLQKFKEVAKEFIVLELNPFLIDPSQGILPSTAAETVIEDAQVVIITATTIINKSIDRLLELSRRANAYVILIGPSTPMLDLMFDFGVNVLAGMKVNRPYSFIKKISQGCGMVNPSKLEGDVSFIIRTR, from the coding sequence ATGCAAAGTAAAGTTATAGATTCGTTAATCTCATACGCTAAGGAAAACGACTATGAAATTAAAAATGTCACAGTAGGTGTGACATGGACTTGTGTACTTTCTAAATACTGCGGAGTTTCAATGACGTATAATACAGGAAACGAGGATTTAGATGTTAAAGGCTTCGGGCACTTAGAAGAGAAGAGAGTTGGAGAACTTGCTGAATATCTTAGGTCGTGGAACCTCTTAGAAGCAAGCGTGGGTTTGGCTGCAATAAACTCAGTTATAGAACCTAAAGGAAATACTGAGGCTAATGGGCTAGATGTTGCCCTAGAAATTGGTAAAGGAAAGAAAATAGTGATGATAGGTAAATTTCCTGGGTTACAAAAATTTAAGGAAGTCGCTAAAGAATTTATAGTCCTTGAACTAAACCCGTTCTTAATAGACCCTTCTCAAGGGATTCTTCCATCTACTGCTGCAGAGACTGTTATAGAAGATGCTCAAGTAGTAATAATAACAGCTACTACGATAATAAATAAATCAATAGATAGGCTTTTGGAATTATCCAGAAGGGCTAACGCTTACGTGATTTTAATTGGCCCCAGTACTCCTATGCTAGATTTAATGTTCGACTTTGGAGTGAACGTATTGGCTGGAATGAAAGTTAACAGACCTTATTCCTTCATAAAGAAAATAAGCCAAGGCTGTGGAATGGTTAATCCTAGCAAGTTAGAAGGGGACGTTTCATTCATTATAAGGACTCGTTAA
- a CDS encoding hydrogenase maturation nickel metallochaperone HypA gives MHEWSVADAVIRTVLNWADDKKIKVKKVVLGVPSFSFLDVEILKEAFDMMKKDSVLDEAELEVRFKDPKFKCKNCGKEFSLNDVKDQIDSVRSEFGEEYPMHFMPALAPSFIKCPYCGSHDIVLESQDMTIDEIQVEENGTVKTVSQG, from the coding sequence ATGCACGAGTGGTCAGTTGCGGATGCGGTTATTAGAACAGTATTAAACTGGGCCGACGATAAAAAAATAAAGGTAAAAAAGGTAGTGTTGGGGGTTCCTTCATTTTCTTTTCTAGATGTAGAAATCTTGAAAGAGGCATTTGATATGATGAAAAAAGACTCCGTTTTAGATGAGGCAGAATTAGAAGTTAGATTTAAGGATCCTAAGTTTAAATGCAAAAACTGCGGTAAAGAGTTCTCTCTTAACGACGTTAAGGATCAAATAGATAGCGTTAGGTCCGAATTTGGAGAAGAATACCCTATGCATTTCATGCCAGCGTTGGCTCCTTCCTTCATAAAATGCCCTTATTGTGGTTCTCACGATATTGTACTTGAATCCCAAGATATGACAATTGACGAAATCCAGGTGGAGGAAAATGGAACCGTTAAGACAGTTAGCCAAGGATAA
- a CDS encoding P-loop NTPase → MEPLRQLAKDKLSGKRVYAVMSAKGGVGKSVISSLLALTIGNTTLIDLDIHTMAIPKLFGLEGKLHEVTKNGIEPFEVKTTKIVSLSGIVKDNYVILPGENQSSIMESLIAYSHIDSNTVLFDLSPGLGDEILVLERITDFTPIVVTTPSKISKRVVDYLIRYLRERGKEPKILVNLAYMDCDGKVVKPFGEYEGFGLPIDPNLEDYIGRIQDYEGIVKEKLKEFVQKL, encoded by the coding sequence ATGGAACCGTTAAGACAGTTAGCCAAGGATAAACTTTCTGGTAAAAGAGTATATGCAGTAATGAGCGCTAAGGGAGGAGTAGGTAAGAGCGTAATATCTTCATTGCTGGCATTAACTATAGGAAATACAACATTAATCGATTTAGATATTCACACAATGGCAATACCTAAGCTTTTCGGACTAGAAGGCAAATTGCACGAAGTTACTAAGAATGGTATTGAGCCATTCGAAGTTAAAACTACGAAAATAGTAAGTTTAAGTGGAATAGTAAAAGATAATTACGTGATATTGCCGGGAGAAAATCAATCGTCTATAATGGAATCTTTAATAGCATATTCGCATATTGATAGTAATACGGTGTTATTTGACCTATCACCAGGACTAGGAGATGAGATTTTAGTACTAGAAAGAATAACAGATTTTACTCCTATAGTTGTCACTACTCCTTCAAAGATTTCGAAAAGGGTCGTAGATTACTTGATAAGGTATTTGAGAGAAAGAGGTAAAGAACCTAAAATCTTAGTTAACTTAGCTTACATGGACTGCGACGGAAAAGTTGTAAAGCCTTTCGGAGAATATGAAGGTTTCGGACTTCCTATAGACCCTAACCTTGAAGATTACATAGGAAGAATTCAAGATTATGAGGGAATTGTAAAAGAAAAACTGAAGGAATTCGTTCAAAAGCTATAG
- a CDS encoding Ni,Fe-hydrogenase I small subunit — MDYCTALKEVLKHNIIWIEAQSCSGETVMILRSGCEGLEELFFHSSPVKFVSLVCEEKSGKEILERILNMNDFILVVEGAIPTNDSLCTFGGYPCTQVIKLLAEKANSIVAVGSCAVNGGILRETGSKGVKEILTDKKVLEVPGCPASPQMIVAMIYSALGERHGS, encoded by the coding sequence ATGGACTACTGTACAGCACTTAAAGAAGTATTAAAACATAACATAATTTGGATAGAAGCTCAATCTTGTTCAGGAGAGACGGTGATGATATTGAGATCTGGTTGTGAAGGCTTAGAGGAGCTTTTCTTTCATTCTTCTCCAGTAAAGTTTGTCTCACTAGTTTGCGAGGAAAAATCAGGGAAGGAAATATTGGAAAGAATACTGAATATGAACGATTTCATCCTAGTGGTTGAAGGAGCAATACCTACTAACGATTCCCTTTGCACATTCGGAGGATATCCTTGCACTCAAGTCATAAAACTTTTAGCTGAGAAGGCAAATAGCATAGTTGCAGTCGGCTCTTGTGCAGTAAATGGTGGAATACTTAGAGAAACTGGAAGCAAAGGAGTTAAAGAAATACTTACAGATAAGAAAGTTTTAGAAGTTCCAGGCTGTCCCGCATCGCCTCAAATGATAGTTGCAATGATTTATTCCGCCTTAGGTGAAAGGCATGGATCTTGA
- a CDS encoding nickel-dependent hydrogenase large subunit, with amino-acid sequence MDLDLDPISRIEGHLGVHVKVDNGEYVDAKVGVSMYRGFENLLKGKDIHLAPNIAGKICGVCGATHALVSTEALEMASGIYPSTQAIKYRNIAYSLADLMYNNITVTFLFQAIDYSTEIVSKYTPSVYDKAKDTSCEFKDIHGYPKISSILDNLYFGKEIYRTAFRLQTALRDLATAIWLRYPQPLSLKPGSITIRDPSVAEKVKKFMKEDKSIEKLLYIMADLREFFTEYKKIEDNYVTYGLLESEEYDADYEKMDEWSSKREFPPALIINGEIVEDRLSKILLGVRVYVDNTPYDEWDREYEKDELGNDIDRRHPWNKETKLRDKIIINNFVPTVRQYYDGKEYMPTTGDIARLYAYRLKKGKIRALGYKWEPRGNNVIERTFARMFTVAYLKEYLQQVEIDKSDLNPRKGKRGYKLAVGAHDAPRGANAHWLVTDGNKILRYQIITPSDRNFSPNGGPVERSIIGQKVTEIEISGLDALRIIRSFDPCSACAVHLEYKNNTLKLIL; translated from the coding sequence ATGGATCTTGATCTAGATCCTATCAGTAGGATAGAAGGTCATTTAGGAGTTCACGTTAAAGTTGACAATGGAGAATACGTTGATGCCAAAGTTGGAGTGTCAATGTACAGAGGGTTCGAGAATTTACTCAAAGGTAAAGATATCCATTTAGCCCCTAATATTGCAGGAAAAATTTGCGGAGTTTGCGGTGCAACACACGCTCTAGTTTCTACTGAAGCGCTAGAAATGGCTTCAGGAATTTACCCTTCTACTCAAGCTATAAAATACAGAAATATAGCTTATTCCTTAGCCGATCTGATGTATAATAATATAACAGTAACCTTTCTGTTCCAAGCTATCGATTACTCGACTGAAATAGTTAGTAAATATACTCCGAGCGTTTATGATAAAGCTAAAGATACAAGTTGCGAGTTTAAAGATATTCACGGATATCCTAAGATTTCGTCAATTCTAGATAACTTATATTTTGGCAAGGAAATATATAGAACGGCTTTTCGTCTTCAGACCGCACTCAGGGATCTTGCAACAGCTATATGGTTAAGATATCCTCAACCTCTCAGCCTCAAGCCTGGATCTATAACTATTAGAGATCCGTCAGTAGCAGAGAAAGTCAAGAAATTTATGAAGGAAGATAAAAGTATAGAGAAACTTCTTTACATAATGGCGGATCTAAGAGAATTCTTTACTGAATATAAGAAAATAGAAGACAACTATGTAACATACGGGCTTCTAGAGAGTGAAGAATATGATGCTGATTATGAGAAAATGGACGAATGGTCCTCAAAAAGAGAGTTTCCACCGGCATTGATAATAAATGGCGAAATAGTTGAGGACAGACTTTCCAAGATTTTATTAGGAGTAAGAGTTTACGTAGATAATACTCCATATGATGAGTGGGATAGAGAATATGAAAAAGATGAACTTGGAAACGACATTGATAGAAGACATCCATGGAATAAGGAAACTAAACTCAGGGACAAAATAATAATAAATAATTTCGTTCCTACAGTAAGGCAGTATTACGATGGCAAGGAATACATGCCTACTACTGGAGATATAGCAAGACTTTATGCATACAGACTAAAGAAAGGCAAAATAAGAGCCTTAGGTTATAAGTGGGAACCTCGAGGTAATAACGTAATTGAAAGAACTTTCGCACGAATGTTCACAGTTGCTTATTTGAAGGAGTATTTACAACAAGTGGAAATAGATAAATCTGACCTTAATCCAAGAAAGGGCAAAAGAGGGTATAAGTTAGCGGTAGGTGCCCACGATGCTCCAAGAGGTGCTAATGCCCATTGGCTGGTTACTGATGGAAATAAAATTCTTAGATATCAAATAATAACTCCTAGTGACAGAAATTTCAGTCCAAATGGCGGTCCAGTAGAAAGGTCAATAATAGGCCAAAAAGTTACTGAAATAGAAATTTCGGGCCTCGATGCTTTAAGAATTATAAGGAGTTTTGATCCGTGCTCTGCTTGTGCGGTTCATCTAGAATATAAGAATAACACACTAAAACTTATACTTTGA
- a CDS encoding APC family permease — MSQKPSDFPFDNSSKKGLARNSVHYREVVAQGVGGAAPAMASLVTLTGAAAYAYASLPLAVILATLAVLLDATRLSITSRYVQSAGGIYAFISEGLGKWVGYFIGWAYVLYALTALVFIYLSVGVFLPAALQVLGVNTPNWIWAPIVIIVALFGGILSYLGIRPSLKFTLTMSIIEILFIIGTSVLILTKVPPDPKTFTLAYAPPPAVFNVGVGMAFVFLAFAGYETTSVLGEEAVDPKNTISKGVFTSVLLVGITYLLASEAFTVGWGVNNMSTFFTNLVPGIVLGMKYGGLALALILTVLLINSGLTDSVTFFNTVSRVVFAMARDGVLDKRLEGIHDKNRTPHIAVLFSLIFSLVYTLVFSDFLGPANVFLAVGITTTFGFLIALFTANISLLFILKRNSDLKLWNIILTVIINAIIGFVIFANIVTTSINPYVLIGVLTFVVWMIIGAFYGILRKNSVKHL; from the coding sequence ATGAGTCAGAAACCTTCTGACTTTCCCTTCGATAATTCAAGTAAAAAAGGGCTAGCTCGTAATTCAGTACATTATAGAGAAGTTGTAGCTCAAGGAGTTGGGGGTGCTGCTCCAGCAATGGCAAGTTTAGTTACATTAACTGGAGCGGCAGCTTATGCATATGCTTCATTACCATTAGCGGTTATTTTAGCAACGCTTGCAGTTCTCCTAGACGCTACAAGATTATCAATAACTAGTAGATACGTTCAGAGTGCGGGTGGTATTTACGCATTTATATCTGAAGGACTAGGAAAATGGGTAGGGTACTTTATAGGATGGGCTTATGTACTTTACGCTTTAACAGCACTAGTTTTTATTTACCTTTCTGTAGGTGTGTTTCTCCCAGCAGCTTTGCAAGTATTGGGTGTTAATACGCCAAATTGGATATGGGCTCCAATAGTGATAATTGTAGCTTTATTTGGAGGAATTTTATCTTATTTAGGAATAAGACCATCATTGAAATTTACCTTAACTATGAGCATCATTGAAATACTTTTCATAATAGGTACTTCTGTATTAATTCTCACTAAAGTGCCTCCTGATCCTAAAACCTTTACCTTAGCCTATGCTCCGCCTCCTGCGGTATTTAACGTCGGAGTAGGTATGGCTTTTGTATTCTTAGCTTTTGCAGGCTATGAGACTACTTCAGTTCTCGGAGAAGAGGCGGTAGATCCTAAGAATACCATATCTAAGGGAGTCTTCACCAGTGTTTTACTAGTTGGAATAACGTATTTGCTAGCGAGTGAAGCTTTTACAGTAGGTTGGGGAGTTAATAATATGTCAACATTCTTTACTAACTTAGTACCTGGTATAGTTTTGGGAATGAAATATGGCGGTTTGGCACTAGCGTTAATACTTACTGTTTTACTAATAAATAGCGGATTAACTGATTCTGTAACATTCTTTAATACAGTATCTAGAGTGGTTTTCGCAATGGCTAGAGATGGCGTATTAGATAAAAGGCTTGAAGGTATTCATGATAAGAATAGGACGCCTCATATTGCTGTGTTATTTTCCTTAATCTTTTCATTAGTTTACACTTTAGTATTCTCTGACTTTTTGGGACCTGCTAACGTATTTCTCGCGGTGGGTATAACTACAACGTTTGGATTTCTCATTGCATTATTTACTGCTAATATAAGCTTATTGTTTATATTAAAAAGAAATAGTGACCTAAAATTATGGAATATAATACTCACAGTTATAATAAACGCTATTATCGGCTTTGTAATTTTTGCTAACATAGTAACTACTTCTATTAACCCATATGTTTTAATAGGTGTATTAACTTTCGTAGTGTGGATGATTATAGGTGCATTTTACGGGATATTAAGGAAGAACAGCGTTAAACATTTGTAA
- a CDS encoding HypC/HybG/HupF family hydrogenase formation chaperone produces MCLSFPAKVIDVQDSIVFVDYGNGIIEPVLANGFEDLKPGDYVIVSYGMIYEKISKEEFDEILNYEKEINSVIRNV; encoded by the coding sequence ATGTGCTTAAGTTTTCCAGCAAAAGTCATTGACGTTCAAGATAGCATAGTTTTCGTAGACTACGGTAATGGAATAATAGAACCAGTATTAGCTAATGGTTTTGAGGACCTTAAACCAGGGGATTACGTAATAGTTAGTTATGGCATGATATATGAAAAAATTTCAAAAGAAGAGTTCGATGAAATTCTAAATTACGAAAAAGAGATTAACAGCGTGATCCGTAATGTATGA
- a CDS encoding RNA-guided endonuclease TnpB family protein, producing the protein MARRGNKAIRASVSMKIALSDSLLALVNNYVRALRFTLFWLKENVKNPNEKGVLSKIHEELYEKLRGEYNLPSKVAEDCYRDALSIYKAWYNNPKKGRFPRVYKPTVWLTPKASYNVCFERMTVKIASVGELTILGYSRNLKEYMSWRMREARLVVKDGKAFLKVVFEKEEEKVEPKESVAVDINMAEVVVGKDDKNYVRIPTRLEEVHHWKSLAESLQKKYPRRWMENKGILYRIHSFHQKAKRIMEDFARKVGKWVVEVTRMMGANVIKLENLKNLIKNVDKLPKEFHDKLYLMQYRRLQYWIVWQAKKHGILVEFVNPSYSSVSCPKCGQKMVEVSHRWFRCSCGYENDRDVIAVVNLNGRGSLSLSTAPQMRDVRANRWGESPLVGRKSATYAISYGSYITDHAVNLFFVI; encoded by the coding sequence ATGGCTAGGAGGGGAAATAAAGCGATCAGAGCTAGTGTTTCGATGAAGATCGCTCTATCTGATTCCCTCCTAGCCCTTGTTAATAACTACGTTAGAGCACTCCGTTTCACCCTATTCTGGCTGAAGGAGAACGTGAAAAACCCGAATGAGAAGGGAGTGCTTTCAAAAATTCATGAGGAGTTGTATGAGAAGTTAAGAGGGGAATACAATTTGCCGTCAAAGGTTGCTGAGGATTGTTATAGGGATGCCCTCTCGATATACAAAGCTTGGTATAATAATCCTAAAAAGGGACGTTTCCCAAGAGTGTATAAGCCAACAGTTTGGTTAACACCTAAAGCTAGCTATAATGTGTGTTTCGAGAGGATGACTGTTAAGATTGCAAGTGTTGGTGAACTAACAATTCTAGGTTATTCTAGGAACTTGAAGGAGTACATGAGTTGGAGGATGAGGGAGGCTAGGTTAGTGGTTAAGGATGGGAAGGCTTTCCTCAAGGTCGTTTTTGAGAAAGAAGAAGAGAAGGTTGAGCCAAAGGAAAGTGTTGCCGTTGATATTAACATGGCTGAAGTAGTCGTAGGGAAGGACGATAAGAACTACGTTAGGATCCCAACTCGTCTCGAAGAGGTTCATCACTGGAAGTCATTAGCTGAAAGTCTACAAAAGAAGTATCCAAGGAGGTGGATGGAGAATAAGGGGATCTTGTATAGGATTCATTCCTTTCACCAAAAGGCTAAGCGTATTATGGAGGATTTTGCTAGAAAAGTGGGGAAGTGGGTTGTTGAAGTAACAAGAATGATGGGTGCTAACGTCATTAAGTTAGAGAACCTTAAGAACCTCATCAAGAATGTCGATAAATTGCCGAAGGAGTTTCACGACAAACTGTATCTTATGCAGTATCGTCGTTTGCAGTATTGGATTGTTTGGCAAGCTAAGAAACACGGTATTCTAGTTGAGTTTGTTAATCCTAGTTATTCTTCAGTCTCATGCCCTAAGTGTGGGCAAAAGATGGTTGAGGTTTCCCATCGTTGGTTTAGGTGTTCATGTGGTTATGAGAATGATCGCGACGTTATTGCTGTAGTTAATCTTAATGGGAGGGGTTCTCTGAGCCTCTCGACTGCCCCTCAAATGAGAGATGTAAGAGCGAATCGATGGGGGGAATCCCCGCTGGTGGGGAGGAAGTCAGCTACGTATGCCATATCGTATGGATCATACATTACGGATCACGCTGTTAATCTCTTTTTCGTAATTTAG
- a CDS encoding HypC/HybG/HupF family hydrogenase formation chaperone, with protein MQINNEGSAIVDFNGIRREVELGLVNAKIGDYVLVHAGYAIKVINEEDVKDELKNFIKSLK; from the coding sequence ATCCAAATTAATAATGAAGGTTCTGCAATAGTTGACTTTAACGGAATAAGAAGGGAAGTTGAGCTTGGCCTAGTAAACGCCAAAATAGGAGACTATGTCTTAGTACATGCAGGTTATGCTATAAAGGTTATAAATGAAGAAGACGTTAAAGATGAGCTGAAGAACTTCATAAAATCATTAAAATAG
- the hypF gene encoding carbamoyltransferase HypF: protein MKAYRILISGIVQGVGFRPFIYRIAVKSNVYGYVKNLGGSEVEVKIIGREENISKFFSLLFSKIPPPAKIEKILIEEENIQDIHEFKILPSGNVVNEPSQIPPDLSICDDCLREILNPKDRRYKYPFNSCAYCGPRYSMLYKIPYDRENTAMRDFPLCDKCKAEYEDPENERRFDAQGISCPICGPKVFLSTIDGEIIQDKDPIATAAKLIEEGYILAIKGIGGFHIAANPFDDDVVIKLRERKNRPQQPFALMALSVDVIKKYAEVSQLEEELLKSLERPIVLLKKKEYSEISKYVSPYLDREGFFLYYTGLHYLLLDNLKEKISIMTSGNKHALPMCTDEECVKTKLKGVVDYVLYHNRKIVNRVDDSVIRISAGRIMFLRRSRGYAPTWIRIKKKLRKVAVAVGAELQNVGAVAFDDKVILTQYIGDTDELNTLEDLEKYIKFFLNTYHLTPQVIIADKNPAYQSTRLASKLSEEYSAELVQVQHHLAHGLSAMAEYGLQEAVGIIIDGIGYGDDGNGWGGEVINIKDHGEKYSREYHLKYVPYTGGDINSLKPDRMLALFLSTFMDWNEIRNYVKLNDMELKVLEYQTRKNRLFTSSTGRFLDSVSALLDICHYRTYEGEPAIKLEAFARNGKLLDFEFPIINNEIDTTSAFKWIIENGIQDKPSIAYTIQYKLGKALVQAALKLNPEKIVVSGGASVNEYILKGMIENSEGVEILTQSKVPPGDGGIALGQVYYISEEK from the coding sequence ATGAAGGCTTATAGAATACTTATCTCTGGCATCGTACAAGGCGTAGGTTTTAGACCATTCATATATAGAATAGCTGTAAAATCTAATGTTTATGGCTATGTAAAAAATTTGGGCGGAAGCGAAGTAGAAGTTAAGATAATAGGCAGGGAAGAAAACATAAGCAAGTTCTTTTCCCTGCTTTTCTCTAAAATTCCACCACCAGCTAAAATTGAAAAAATATTGATAGAAGAAGAAAATATCCAAGACATACACGAGTTTAAAATTTTGCCTAGCGGCAACGTAGTAAATGAACCTAGTCAAATACCTCCAGACCTATCAATATGCGACGATTGTTTAAGAGAGATTTTGAATCCTAAAGATAGACGATATAAATATCCCTTCAATAGTTGTGCCTATTGCGGACCAAGGTATTCAATGCTTTATAAAATTCCTTATGATAGAGAAAACACTGCTATGAGAGATTTTCCCTTGTGTGATAAATGTAAGGCAGAATATGAAGATCCCGAAAACGAGAGACGATTTGATGCACAGGGAATAAGTTGTCCTATTTGCGGCCCGAAAGTTTTCCTTTCCACAATTGATGGAGAAATAATACAAGACAAAGATCCCATAGCTACTGCCGCTAAGCTTATTGAGGAAGGGTATATTTTGGCAATAAAAGGAATAGGAGGTTTTCACATTGCAGCTAATCCATTTGACGATGACGTTGTGATAAAACTAAGAGAAAGGAAAAACAGACCTCAACAGCCTTTTGCACTAATGGCTTTATCCGTAGACGTTATTAAAAAATACGCTGAAGTAAGCCAATTAGAAGAAGAATTACTAAAATCCTTAGAGAGACCTATAGTATTACTCAAGAAGAAGGAGTATTCAGAAATTTCCAAGTACGTATCTCCTTACCTAGATAGAGAAGGATTCTTCTTATATTATACTGGATTGCATTATTTACTACTCGACAATCTTAAGGAAAAAATATCAATAATGACGAGCGGAAATAAGCACGCCTTACCAATGTGCACCGATGAGGAATGCGTGAAAACTAAATTAAAGGGAGTTGTGGATTATGTTTTATATCATAATAGAAAAATTGTAAATAGAGTTGATGACAGCGTGATAAGAATATCTGCAGGGAGAATTATGTTCCTCAGGAGGAGCAGAGGGTATGCCCCTACATGGATAAGAATAAAGAAAAAATTGAGAAAAGTTGCAGTAGCGGTTGGCGCAGAACTGCAGAACGTTGGTGCTGTAGCTTTCGACGATAAGGTTATCCTTACTCAATACATAGGTGACACCGACGAGTTAAACACTCTTGAAGATCTGGAAAAATATATAAAGTTCTTCTTAAATACCTACCATCTAACTCCTCAAGTTATAATAGCAGATAAGAATCCGGCATACCAAAGTACTAGACTTGCTTCAAAACTTTCAGAAGAATACTCAGCAGAGCTGGTACAAGTGCAACATCACTTAGCTCACGGACTAAGCGCCATGGCTGAGTATGGCCTCCAAGAGGCTGTAGGAATAATAATTGATGGCATTGGTTACGGAGACGACGGTAACGGATGGGGCGGAGAGGTAATCAACATAAAAGATCATGGAGAAAAATATTCAAGAGAATATCATTTAAAATATGTACCTTATACCGGTGGAGACATAAATTCGTTAAAACCTGATAGAATGCTAGCACTATTTCTCTCAACTTTTATGGATTGGAACGAAATTCGAAATTATGTCAAATTAAATGATATGGAACTAAAAGTATTAGAGTATCAAACGAGGAAAAACAGATTATTTACCTCAAGTACAGGAAGATTTTTGGACTCAGTCTCGGCTTTACTAGATATTTGTCATTATAGAACTTACGAAGGAGAACCGGCAATAAAGCTTGAGGCCTTTGCAAGAAACGGTAAGTTACTAGATTTCGAGTTTCCAATAATTAATAACGAAATAGACACAACGTCGGCATTTAAGTGGATAATTGAAAACGGAATTCAAGATAAGCCAAGTATTGCGTATACTATACAATACAAATTAGGAAAAGCGTTAGTTCAAGCCGCTTTGAAGCTTAATCCAGAAAAAATAGTAGTATCTGGTGGAGCATCAGTTAATGAGTATATACTAAAAGGCATGATAGAAAATTCCGAGGGAGTCGAAATACTTACTCAATCTAAAGTACCGCCTGGAGATGGAGGAATAGCATTGGGACAAGTCTATTACATCAGTGAGGAAAAATGA
- a CDS encoding hydrogenase maturation protease, with the protein MKVIIGVGNIFMKDDGCGSFIAQALDGLIPIDVKDLGMGSLSIIDDIRDYDEIIIIDAADIDSDVEVFEIKTELEDEIPQAVISMSLGGSHSMSM; encoded by the coding sequence ATGAAAGTCATAATAGGAGTAGGAAATATTTTTATGAAAGACGATGGTTGCGGAAGCTTTATAGCCCAAGCATTAGACGGATTAATTCCAATAGATGTTAAAGACTTGGGAATGGGAAGTTTATCTATCATAGATGATATAAGGGATTATGATGAAATAATCATTATTGATGCAGCGGATATAGATAGTGACGTAGAAGTTTTCGAAATAAAAACTGAATTAGAAGATGAAATTCCTCAAGCAGTGATTTCAATGTCTTTAGGTGGCTCCCACTCCATGTCTATGTGA